Proteins co-encoded in one Bremerella sp. TYQ1 genomic window:
- a CDS encoding porin, with product MTASTFAQSPPPSVAPRAGSVVQPTSALIPASSIALEHDYTAVESGTACCGDASCMGCESVCSSPCWNFCDQWFVDGWLEQGFTGNPDSDGGLIGPAGTNGPLIFNDQANEYMLNQLYFTFGREVRQDACEWDLGGRVDVLYGTDYYFIQSTGLETYDDNSQKWNSGNGPRNGGNAGLYGLALPQFYVEANVPWGNGLNVKAGHFYTIMGYESVMAPENFFYSHSYMMQYGEPFTHTGILGSYPTSSCLTWYGGITRGWNTFDQPNGQVGFLGGFRWVSPHEATKLAFTLHTGSEDPTGENNRTTYSLVFQQRINQCWTYVLEHNLGTEENARLTTSNTLGPATWYGLTNYLYYTVDPCLDLGVRFEWFDDRDNARVFGVSNDNVAQGGSYYALTLGANYHPNSWFILRPEARWDYSDLTAPGINGAFNNGTSKDQFTIGFDLITIF from the coding sequence ATGACGGCATCGACGTTTGCCCAGTCACCACCTCCGAGTGTGGCTCCTCGTGCGGGATCCGTCGTTCAGCCCACGTCCGCATTGATCCCAGCGTCTTCCATCGCGCTGGAGCATGACTATACCGCCGTCGAAAGTGGTACCGCCTGCTGCGGCGACGCTAGCTGCATGGGCTGCGAGAGTGTCTGCAGTTCCCCTTGCTGGAACTTTTGTGACCAGTGGTTTGTCGACGGATGGCTCGAACAAGGCTTCACCGGCAATCCAGATTCCGACGGTGGACTGATCGGTCCGGCAGGCACCAACGGCCCGCTGATCTTCAACGATCAAGCCAATGAATACATGCTCAACCAGTTGTACTTCACCTTCGGCCGCGAAGTCCGTCAGGATGCGTGCGAATGGGATCTGGGTGGTCGTGTCGATGTGCTTTACGGTACCGACTATTACTTCATTCAGTCGACCGGATTGGAAACGTACGACGACAACTCGCAGAAATGGAACAGCGGAAACGGTCCACGTAACGGCGGCAATGCAGGCCTCTACGGCTTGGCTCTACCGCAGTTCTACGTCGAAGCGAACGTTCCCTGGGGGAATGGCTTGAATGTCAAAGCTGGCCATTTCTACACCATCATGGGTTACGAATCGGTGATGGCCCCTGAGAACTTCTTCTACTCGCATTCCTACATGATGCAGTATGGCGAACCGTTCACGCATACCGGTATCCTCGGTAGCTATCCCACTTCGTCTTGCCTGACTTGGTACGGCGGTATCACTCGTGGTTGGAACACGTTCGATCAACCGAACGGTCAAGTCGGCTTCCTGGGTGGTTTCCGCTGGGTGAGCCCGCACGAAGCGACGAAGCTGGCGTTCACACTGCATACCGGCAGCGAAGATCCTACCGGCGAAAACAACCGCACGACTTATAGCCTGGTCTTCCAGCAACGTATCAACCAATGCTGGACTTATGTCCTGGAGCACAATCTGGGCACGGAAGAAAACGCCCGTCTGACCACGTCCAACACGCTGGGGCCTGCGACTTGGTACGGTCTGACGAACTACTTGTATTACACCGTCGATCCATGCTTGGACTTGGGTGTTCGTTTCGAGTGGTTCGACGATCGCGACAACGCTCGTGTCTTCGGCGTATCGAACGACAATGTCGCCCAAGGGGGAAGCTACTACGCATTAACGCTGGGAGCGAACTATCACCCCAACTCGTGGTTCATCCTGCGTCCGGAAGCTCGCTGGGACTACAGCGACTTGACCGCCCCAGGCATCAACGGTGCGTTCAACAACGGCACCTCGAAAGATCAGTTCACGATCGGCTTCGACCTGATCACGATCTTCTAA
- a CDS encoding peptidylprolyl isomerase: MSDIFPAALLAAAVVMGLLLILSALAVFAAKLKRLRLAPVSTAKRRQGEWKYQGQQLESRELLDAGMGNESLTLEGESITVGGVTYDNVDMKALAKAIAASGAKFFGADWCPFCTEQKEKFGEGAFDLPFIEVSNPDHTLNEVGVANNISQLPTWVFADGTRVTGVLEIEELLAYTGVTIPQGEPLYFEEIPDQTNLISGQSYHIPLDGYSPTGQPLTYTVTSSSGEVIASVMQGNKSLRIYTSRYGTMEFYLFEEEAGRATSRIITLAESGFYDGLIFHRVFSDFVLQGGDPNGNGTGGSSLPDFEDQYDPDLRHNSTGILSFAKSLDDTNNSQFFIMEGLAPHLDFQHTVFGHLTEGEKVRESISTSRTDSNDKPYWSVVMDEVSTFVDLENGILRLKIPEGASGTETITVTVSDGQGNSLSQSFNATYAPNGSTSRPFLSYVPDVTLTPGSSFTFQLSAINLDGDELFFYDETDIYLAGGQLSVLAPTGLVYSVNNSTGLMQINTSSGLAPGVYSIVVAVSNELSDDFTTTSQLDYETIRVTVANRPTLNNDIINVDEDNLVSFNPLTNDTESATTIIPSTLRMVTQPAVGEISINKSTGEMTYTPPADYYGTVSFQYVADNENGISGAAATVSIIVAPVNDEPEAYDDIFIADRDTATMLQVLKNDNKGHVNEFNDTVTIELASGTTSAGGSVIVVGDQVLYSPATGFSGSDTFTYTINDEGMESTATVSVDVRDSSNFTLTVTKGLTDTDFLGYPGDRPQSDLLIGEWDSFWVEVWVSPTGTGGSDITAAGLTLNFDTSIYRANSMIIGPKFTVAGGSGVNNGLGTATLNVTSSAGGLAAGEMVLLGRVRFIPVANGLDAPKVGETLTTGFDQFLTSVSNVSLTVDGVGSVSDPSIDSDVPTQLLPMIYDLNDDGRVGLSDYAMLLNSKGGNTSNFVDFDLSGDLLGSGLGYFRAAFGDTFDAGTHAYSYAFDLLASASANFIVAPLENTSLGAASLTQEDVDAIKVALPPVVVAEEASPTANFVSIQIVDLAGSQLASTVGNVVYLDHNAAGWGWFVDPTPQDAAEFRIDTSSGTTRLIAAEGSEADGRIDLISVLLHELGHVAGLSHAEEGLLQSEILPGQRFLEWDQHDWDETFVVAAVDAFFDEDNS; this comes from the coding sequence ATGTCCGATATCTTCCCTGCTGCTTTGCTTGCCGCCGCCGTTGTGATGGGATTGCTGCTGATCCTTTCTGCTCTGGCTGTTTTCGCTGCAAAGCTAAAACGATTACGGTTGGCGCCGGTATCTACGGCCAAGCGGCGACAGGGAGAGTGGAAGTACCAGGGCCAGCAGTTGGAATCTCGTGAACTGCTTGACGCGGGAATGGGAAACGAGTCGCTAACTCTCGAAGGCGAATCGATCACCGTCGGTGGCGTTACCTATGACAACGTCGACATGAAAGCGCTCGCTAAAGCAATTGCGGCCAGCGGTGCTAAGTTCTTCGGCGCGGATTGGTGTCCCTTTTGTACCGAGCAAAAAGAGAAGTTCGGCGAAGGAGCTTTCGATCTTCCCTTTATCGAAGTGAGCAATCCGGATCATACGCTCAACGAAGTAGGTGTGGCCAACAACATTTCGCAGTTGCCTACTTGGGTGTTTGCCGACGGTACTCGAGTAACCGGCGTGCTTGAAATCGAAGAACTGCTCGCATACACCGGGGTGACGATCCCGCAGGGCGAGCCGCTCTATTTTGAAGAGATTCCTGATCAAACGAACTTGATCTCGGGGCAGTCGTACCATATTCCACTCGATGGTTACTCACCGACAGGGCAGCCGCTGACTTATACGGTGACCTCTTCTTCTGGCGAGGTGATCGCTTCCGTCATGCAAGGCAACAAAAGCCTTCGCATTTATACCAGCCGATACGGCACGATGGAGTTCTACCTGTTCGAGGAAGAAGCCGGTCGGGCCACGTCGCGGATCATCACGCTGGCCGAGAGCGGCTTCTACGACGGGTTGATCTTCCATCGAGTTTTCAGCGACTTCGTGCTTCAAGGGGGCGACCCCAACGGCAACGGAACGGGTGGTTCCAGCTTGCCAGACTTCGAGGATCAATACGACCCTGATCTACGTCACAACAGTACCGGCATCCTGTCGTTCGCCAAGTCACTGGACGACACCAACAATTCGCAGTTCTTCATTATGGAAGGACTCGCTCCGCATCTTGATTTTCAGCACACCGTTTTCGGCCATCTAACCGAAGGCGAAAAAGTTCGCGAGTCAATCAGTACTTCCCGGACTGACAGCAACGACAAGCCGTACTGGTCGGTCGTGATGGACGAGGTGTCGACGTTTGTCGATTTAGAGAACGGCATCTTGCGGTTGAAGATTCCTGAAGGAGCCTCGGGCACTGAAACCATCACGGTGACCGTTTCCGACGGACAAGGAAACTCGCTGAGCCAATCGTTCAACGCCACTTACGCGCCCAACGGTAGCACGAGTCGGCCATTTCTGTCGTATGTTCCAGACGTGACGCTCACGCCTGGCAGCAGTTTCACGTTCCAACTGAGTGCGATCAACTTGGATGGAGACGAACTGTTCTTCTACGACGAAACCGACATCTATCTCGCCGGCGGTCAGCTCTCGGTGTTGGCGCCTACTGGTCTTGTTTATTCAGTGAACAACTCGACCGGGCTGATGCAGATCAATACAAGCTCCGGACTCGCTCCCGGTGTCTACAGCATTGTGGTCGCGGTCTCGAATGAACTGAGCGACGACTTCACAACGACAAGTCAGCTGGATTACGAAACGATTCGCGTCACCGTCGCGAATCGCCCAACGCTCAATAACGATATCATCAATGTCGACGAAGACAATTTGGTCAGCTTCAATCCACTGACGAACGATACCGAGTCGGCAACAACCATCATTCCGTCGACGCTGCGGATGGTAACGCAGCCAGCCGTTGGTGAAATCTCTATCAACAAATCAACGGGAGAGATGACCTACACGCCGCCAGCGGATTATTACGGAACGGTTTCGTTTCAGTATGTTGCCGACAACGAAAACGGCATCAGTGGAGCGGCGGCAACGGTTTCGATTATCGTCGCCCCAGTGAATGATGAACCTGAAGCGTACGACGACATTTTCATTGCCGATCGCGATACGGCAACGATGCTGCAGGTTTTGAAGAACGATAACAAAGGACACGTCAACGAATTCAACGACACAGTAACGATCGAGTTGGCGTCGGGAACTACATCCGCCGGTGGATCGGTTATCGTTGTCGGAGATCAAGTTCTTTATTCGCCAGCGACTGGATTCTCTGGCTCCGACACATTTACTTACACGATCAACGACGAGGGTATGGAGTCGACCGCTACGGTAAGCGTCGATGTCCGTGATTCGTCGAACTTCACGCTGACAGTAACCAAGGGCCTGACCGACACGGACTTTCTCGGATACCCTGGCGACCGTCCGCAAAGCGATTTGCTGATCGGTGAATGGGATTCATTCTGGGTCGAAGTCTGGGTTTCGCCGACCGGAACCGGTGGCAGCGACATCACCGCCGCGGGGCTCACGCTTAACTTCGATACAAGCATCTATCGCGCTAATTCGATGATCATCGGTCCAAAGTTTACTGTGGCCGGTGGTTCTGGTGTGAACAACGGCTTAGGGACGGCGACGCTTAACGTCACCTCTTCGGCCGGAGGACTCGCCGCTGGCGAAATGGTCTTGCTGGGACGCGTGCGATTTATTCCGGTAGCGAACGGCCTTGATGCTCCGAAGGTGGGTGAAACGCTGACCACCGGATTCGATCAGTTCCTGACTTCGGTGTCGAATGTCTCGTTGACGGTAGATGGCGTGGGAAGCGTTTCCGATCCATCGATAGATTCCGACGTGCCAACGCAGTTGCTGCCGATGATCTATGACTTAAACGATGACGGCCGCGTTGGGCTTTCGGACTACGCGATGCTTCTCAACTCGAAGGGTGGCAATACCTCGAACTTCGTTGACTTTGACTTGTCCGGCGATCTCTTGGGAAGTGGGCTCGGTTATTTCCGAGCCGCGTTCGGCGATACTTTCGACGCCGGAACGCATGCTTACAGCTACGCTTTTGACCTGCTTGCTTCCGCCAGTGCGAATTTCATTGTGGCCCCTCTGGAAAACACGTCGCTCGGCGCTGCTTCGCTGACGCAAGAGGATGTCGATGCAATCAAGGTGGCACTGCCTCCTGTGGTTGTTGCCGAAGAAGCATCGCCCACAGCGAACTTTGTCTCCATTCAGATTGTCGATCTCGCCGGCAGCCAGCTTGCGTCGACGGTGGGCAATGTGGTTTATCTCGATCACAACGCAGCCGGATGGGGCTGGTTCGTCGATCCGACCCCGCAAGATGCAGCCGAATTCCGCATCGATACTTCTAGTGGCACAACGCGACTGATTGCCGCGGAAGGTTCGGAAGCCGACGGGCGGATCGATTTGATTTCGGTTTTGCTTCACGAACTAGGCCACGTCGCAGGTCTTTCACATGCCGAAGAGGGCTTGCTGCAATCCGAGATTTTGCCTGGTCAGCGTTTCCTGGAATGGGATCAGCATGACTGGGACGAGACGTTCGTCGTCGCCGCGGTGGACGCTTTCTTCGACGAAGACAACAGCTAA
- a CDS encoding DUF3467 domain-containing protein, translated as MSDAPENKGQPAAAAPKQVELDESGALAGYANFCRVTGTPEELIIDFGLNTQPMVQSQDKIKVNQRIILNYYTAKRMLGALHMAVQRHEAAFGPLETDIQKRVIPSAQRPAND; from the coding sequence ATGTCGGACGCCCCTGAAAACAAAGGTCAACCTGCCGCCGCAGCTCCTAAGCAAGTCGAACTGGACGAATCTGGTGCACTCGCTGGTTACGCGAACTTCTGCCGCGTGACAGGTACTCCAGAAGAGTTGATCATTGACTTCGGTCTGAACACCCAGCCGATGGTGCAAAGTCAGGACAAAATCAAAGTCAATCAGCGAATCATCCTGAACTACTACACTGCCAAGCGAATGCTGGGTGCATTGCACATGGCGGTTCAGCGTCACGAAGCTGCGTTCGGCCCACTGGAAACCGACATCCAGAAGCGCGTGATTCCTTCGGCCCAGCGCCCGGCGAACGACTAA